AGCTTAGTACACGACAATGCGCGTGGTCTGCGTAGTCTCTGCGCTCGTCAATCGCACCAGGTAAACGCCTGCGCGCAATGCTGGAGCTGGCAGCGCTCCTGTTGCCGCCGATACCGACCACTGCGCTACCCGCTGCCCCGTCACCGCGTACAGCTCTATTAAGGCTTCTTTTCCTAGCTGCTCTTCAACGGTGTAACGCAGTGACTGCCCTGTGCCAACAACTGTTGGGAACACCCGGAAACTAGCTTTCTGCCCCTCCAGCTGCTTTTCTCGCACAGGCAACACCCAACCCGATGACAAACGCGCCACAAAGCCAGTACTGTACTGCAATCCACCATTTGGAACAGATGCGCTACCAAAGGTTGGTTTTATGCTCTGATAATTACCTACCAGATACACTCTGTTCTGAGGGGCCAACAGTAAATCTGTACTTTGCTCATTAGCGCTGCCACCACCGGTAGCTAGGTTTTGCCAAGTGCCAGTAGTGCCATCGAGCCGGGCCACGAAAGCATCGGTACCGCCCTGACTGGTGGCCGTTAGCAACGGCGCTAGCGTAGGACTATCGAAGGTAGCCGTGCCGAGTAGATGGCCTGCCATATAAACATGCCCGGTAGCATCTACGCGAATAGCCGTAGCCCGATCTTCCCCGTTGCCCGCGCGCACAACCCAGCGCCAAGCGCCGGTAGCACCATTGAGCCGGGCGACGAACATCTTCGATGACCTCTCCGTAGCAGCACCGGTACTTAACGACAAAGAGCCGAAGGTAGCATTGCCCGTAAAGCTGCCTACCACGTAAGCGTCGCCGCTATTATCTAGCGCAATAGCGTTGATGTAGTCATCAGCCCCTACGTAGGGGCTATAGCTACCCCCGGATGCTGTCCATTGCCAAGTACCAGTGGCCGCGTCTAGGCGCGCCACGAAGGCATCTACGCCATTAACGTAGCCTGGCAGAGTTAGCTGGCCTCCCCCCGGATTGCTGAAAGTTGCGTTACCGATGTAAGCGCCGGCCACAAACAGATGCCCGGTAGCATCTGCCGCAATTCCGTCGCAAAACTCATTGCTCGATCCGCCTGCACGTACTGCCCACTGCCAGCTACCATCAGCCGGTGCAAGGCGCGCAACGAAGATGTCGGGCTCTATTCCGCTACCGGTGGCCGTGGTGAGGGAGATAGTCCCGCTAGTACCGGTGAAGGTAGCTGTGCCTGCAAACAGACCTAGCACGTAGGGGTTACCAGCGGCATCCACGGTAACCCGTTGGCCTATGCAAATACCCGCGGGCCCTGAAAGGCCCGTAAGATCGTTGCGCACAGCCCACTTCCAAGCACCAGTAGCGGCATCGAGTTGCGCTACGTAGGCCACGAGCGCGCTCGTTCTACCCGTCAACGTTATCGGCGTACCGGCTGTAGCACTGTAAAAACTAACCTTCTGCCCGCCAAAGCTACCTGTGGCATATACATGTCCTAAGACATCTGTGGTAATACCAATGGCAGTTGTACCTAGGTAGGCCGAAGCAATACGCACGGCCCACAGCCAGTTACCAGCGGGGTCTTGTTTCGCAATAAAGCCTGTTTGAGCCGTTCCTAGGCTAGTCATCGTTACGGTGCCAAGCGTGAGTTTTCCCTGGAAGGTGCCTGCCACATAGATATTGCCGGCAGCATCGGTAGCAGCACTACTGGTTTGCTTGGGCCCACCAGCGTCGGGGCTGGCTACCCACTGCCAGTTACCACTACTCGCTTCTACTTGCGCCACAAAGGCATTCTGACGGTCGCCACCAACTACTGCCGTAGCTGGCGAACTGCCGAATGTTCCATTATTATTATAGAAGCCAGTAGTATATAGATGCCCGTCTCGACCCAGGGCTATTGAGTGACTGCGGTTTCCGAGCCAGCTAAGCAAGCTGGTAGCTCCTACTGCCCACTGCCACTTGCCCGTCGAGGGTTCCAGGCGCGCGACAAACGTATTAGCATAAGACCCGTTTTCGCTTGTACTGAGTAATCTGATTGGACTTCCGGAGGTAGTAGGTGTAAAGTCAGCCCCTCCACTCGTAGAGCCTGTGACATAGGGTGTACCAGCGGCGTCTACCGCGATGCTGCCCCCAAAACTATTGCTACCAGATCCGCCTCTCACCACCCATTGCCAATCGCCGGTGGCAGCATCTAAGCGCGCCACGAAGACATCGGAGCCTTTGGAGCCTGCTGGTGAGAGTGACGCCCCCGATGGACTATCAAACGTAGCGGCTGGTATTGGAATGGGAGGATAAGAGCTCTTGTTACCACCTCCCCAAAATCCCCCTGTCACGTACACGTGCCCGGTGCCATCGGAAGCTACACTCGCGCCGCTGTCTTCGTGGGTACTTCCCCCGCGTACAATCCATTGCCAAGCGCCGTTGCTACCGTCCAACCGAGCCACAAAGATATCGGGGCTGTTTTCGGCACTCACAAGCGTTAGCGTGCCACTAGCAGCCTTGAATGTAGCAGGGCTAGCCGCAGTGCCCTGAAAGGAGCCGGTCACATAAATATTTCCAGTTGCATCGGCAGCAATGTTCCTAGCTTGGTCGTGGCCGGTGCCGCCACCCTGCACAGCCCACTGCCAGGTGCCGGTGCCAGCGTCTAGGCGCGCGACAAACACGTCTTCTGCCCCGCCATTGCTGGAAAGTGTAAGCGGAGCAGTTGCCGCATTATTGAACGTAGCATTGCCTTTAAAATTCCCGGTCACGAATGCATGTCCTGTAGCATCTAGCGCAATACCTATGCCTGAGCGTGGACTCACGTCTGCGCTGATATTATTGCTGATGGTTGCACTGGTAGCCCATTGCCAAGCACCATCAGTACCATTGAGTTGGGCTACCATGATATCCGTCCCTGTGTTTGTACCCGTTAAGGTAGTAGTACCGAATGTAAAGCTACCAGCTAGGTTAGCGGTCAGGTAAAGCTTATTGGCAGCATTTAACGTCAAGCTAACTTTACGAGGATAGATAAAGCCTACATCGCCGCCACGCACAGCCCACAGCCAGTTACCAGCAGCATCCAGCTTAGCTACAAAGACAGCGTCTGATCCTTCATAGGTCAAGCCCCTTGAGTTATGCTCCAAGGTCGTCGCGCCAAACGTAATGGCACCCTGAAAAGTACCGGCTACAAACACATTCCCAGCGGCATCCGCCACGATGCTTGCTCCTTGGGAAATGCCATTACCTAGCTTGGCATCAATAGCCGTTACCTGATCAAAAGTCTGCGCGCCAGCCACCTCCGATAGCAGCGCCAGGGCAAATAGCATAAGTACGCCTTGCCAACGCAGGCAGGACAATAAACATGTAAACATTGCTTAAAGTGGTAAAGGTGGAAGTATAAACGGGGTAATCTATTGGTAATCAACCTTAGCTACAGCAGCCTACTTCTCCCCACCAGCAAGTCACGTTGTACTCATCCCCTAGGTGCCGTTTAGTTGACTGAAGTAACCACTCAAAAGTTGCTTTATTCAACGTTTTATATACATTAATTTTAGATTAATATAGTTTGAGTATTGTGTTCCACTTTCTAAGCTAATTCGCGCTCCGTTGGTAATTATTCCGCGGCTACTCCCACGTACTTATCTACCTTCTCTCAAACCCTAGAGGAGCTTGTGCTGTACCCTTGTCTGTATGAACACCTTATGTAATCGAAAATGCTAAAATGCTAGATCTTAATAGTTCAGCTAAGCACTAGGGTTGGTAACCTACACAGTTGAGTTAGGCGAAAACAAGGCGGTAAAAAGCTACTCTTCGTTGCCAACCCAGACCCAATTGCCCAAGTATATGCAGCCCTAAGCTCTATGTACTTCAGCAATGGAAACACCCGAAATAGATAACCTCGTCAAGAAATTCCTGCAATTCAAACTCACCATTGCCTTTGCCGAAAGCTGTACGGCGGGTCTGCTAGCTTCTGAGTTTTCGAAAGGGGTTGGCAGCTCCGAAGTGTTGCTCGGTAGCGTGGTCACGTATCATCCGCTGGCCAAGCATAAGCTACTGGGAGTAAGCCAGGACTCTCTGAGTCTGTACACGGCCGAGTCGCAGCAGGTGACAAACGAAATGGTGATGGGCCTGCACAAGAAGCTGCCGGCTGATATGTGCGTTGCCATCACGGGCTTGTGCGGCGCCGGGACTTCCGAAGCCGACATTAAGCCGGTGGGCACCATGTTCTTCACTTTTCTGCATCAGAACCACGCCGAAGAAGTGCGGCAAGAGTTTGAAGGCGACTGTGTCTCCGTTCGGGAGCAAGCCGTCGATTTTATCTTCACGCACCTAGGCGAGTTGCTGGAACGCTATTCGGAGCGATACGCCGCAGAAGCGGTGGAAACTCGCACGAAAAAAGGCTAGGTTGCATAGCTACCTTCGAAAAGGTGAGCGGCGCATAGCTAGTTTGGTCTACTATGCTCCGCTCACCTTTTTTTCCCGAGAAGCATAATCTGCAAGTTCAGGCGCACCACGTCGCCCATAGAGCGGCAACGATTGAAAAGCTCTGTGCGGTGGTGGCGGTTTAACTCGGCTTTCAGCTCAATTACTTTTTCGGGCGTTGATACTTCGTCGGCGCGCATGCAGTCAATCAGGTCTTTCAATCGGTAGCGCGCCGCCCGCACCCGCCGGGCCATCAGGGAGCGTTCCTCCGTCTGGTATTGCCGCACGCTTTCGGCCGTGAGCAGTTCGCCGCACATCTGTACGATGGGCAAATTGTCCTTGAAGAATTGCGGCAAGTACATCGTTTTGCGTCCCTCGTAGCTCTGCTGGTCGAAGTCGATGGCCCGCACCCGGTATTGCTCGTCCTCAAAATCGGGCGTCACGTCGATGACGTAGTTGTAGGCGCGCATGTCTCCGAGCAGCCGAGCAAAGCACCGCTCATTGAACTTCACAAATTCTTTGGCGATACGCACCTGGTTGAGGTGAGGGCGGTTGAGATGATGGCGAATGAAATCGTCGCCGGGAATTCCGGCAATGTGCTCCTCAATTAGCGAGTCGCGGTATACCAGGTAGTTGATGCGGTTGGGCGATAAGATATGTTCTAGCTCCAAGCCATACACTCGCGACGCATCGGCCCGCTTTACGTAGAAATAGTCGTAGTTGTCGTTGAACTGGTTGACGATGCGCACCCGAAACGGATTGCTGTTGCCGAAGCGGCAGTAATCAATCCGATCCGCAATTAGGTGCTCCGAAAACGATAAGTCGCCGTCCGTCTTTAGCAGCGCATACACTTGCGAAAGTCCGGCGGACAGCTCCCGCAAGCTGCTAGGTTCATAAAAAACTGTTTGCCACAGCGTATCTCGTCCATTGCGGTCGAGGCGCGCAAATGAGCCGGTAAAGTGCTGCAAGTCGGCATAGGTGACGGGCAGCATAGTTTCGCGGTCGTAGTCGTGCAGGTACTTGCGCAACGACGGACTAATGGCGTAGTTTATTTTCTTCTTGGAAATGTTCATGGCGGGTGGTCTGAGCCAACTTGCGAAGCTAAGCAGCTAAGAATTAGAAGTTAATTCATAAGGCTAACATCCCGGCATTGTCCAAAACTTATAAGAAAATTCCGACCTTCGTGCTGCCGCATGCTCGGCGGTTTATTTTTCCCTTATCCGTTATGAAAAAGACATTACTTGTGCTGGCCTTGGTGCTCCTGCTGCCGGCCTTATCACCTGGCTGGGGCTTTTTTGCCCACCGCACCATCGGGCAAGTAGCCATTTACGCGTTGCCCAGCGCTATGCAAGGTTTTTACTTCCGGCACCTTCCCGAAATTGTGCGGCTTATCACGGCGCCCGACGAGCGCCGCGAGTCGGACCCTGCCGAAGCGCCCAAGCACTATATCGACATGGACCACTACGGCGACAACCCGTTTGGCGATATGCCCAAAGCCTGGGACAAAGCCAGCGCCAAGTACTCGGCCGATACGCTACGCAAGTATGGCACCGTGCCGTGGACGGTGATGGAAGTGAAAGACCAGCTCACGGAAGCCTTTAAGCAACGCGACACGACGGCCATTCTTCGCCTCTCCGCCGACCTAGGTCATTACGTGTCCGATGCCTTTGTGCCGCTGCACACCACCGAGAACTACGACGGTCAGCTCACCAACCAAGCCGGTTTGCACAGCTTATGGGAAAGCAAACTACCGGAGCGGCACATTGCCGAGTACAAGCTCGATAGTGACCCCGGCCGCTACTTAAAAGACCCGCAAGCCGCTATCTGGCAGGCGGTGCAGGAGTCGTACGGTTTTCTCGGAGCTACCTTCGATATGGAGGAAAAAGTAACGCGTGACTTCACGCCTGATACCAAATACGTCTACTCGCATAAGTTCGGTAAGACACGCCGCTCCTACTCCGACGCTTTCGCCGATGCCTACCACAAAGAAGTGGGTGGGCAGGTAGCCTACCGCCTCAAGGGCGCACCTACCCTAGTGGCTTCTATGTGGATGACGGCGTGGAAAGATGCTGGCAGCCCTGACTTAGATGCGTTGTTGCCGAAGAAGCAAACCAAGGAGGAAAAGGCTGAGCTAGCCGCTCAAATCAAGACTTGGAACAAAAATGAGCTGGTGCCCCAAGAAAAGCTGATTGCTTTGCAGAAAGAAAAAGCGGTAGAGCGCCCCGATGAAATCAAGTCGGCGGAAGAGGCCCCGGCTACGCCTGCTACGTATGAGGCCGCTACGCCTGCTGCGGCCCCAGCCGCTCCTACCACGGCTCCAGCTACACCAGAGAAGATAAAGGTGAAAACCAAGGGCGGTGACAGTCCGAAACAAAAGCAGAAAATAAAGCCACAGAAGAAGGTCGACGACGGCTGGAATTAAGCCCGTAGTGCTCCAGGTTTGCTGTTGAGCTCCAATATATTACACCAACCCCAGGCAGATAACCGCGTAGGATGAGCTTATGCCAAGGGAACTGATGCACTCAGTTTCCCTTGGCATAAGCTCATTTTTATTTCACCCTTACCTGCCTACGATGATCCTACGCTATGACCGGCTGGCCGTTGAACTGCCCAAGCCCAAGAATCCTTCACCCAATGATGCAGCCGCCATTCAGGAGTTGCTAGGTGGTAAGTACGGGGAAATGTCGACCCTAATGAACTACACGTTTCAGTCGTTCAACTTCCGGGGACGTAACCGTTTGCGACCATTCTATGACCTAACCTGCAGCATTGCCGCAGAAGAGTATAGCCACATCGAGGCCGTTTCCTACGCCATCAACCTGCTCCTGACCGGCCAAACGGTGCGGGGCAAAGACCCAAAGCCAGGTCCATTGAAGGAGGTAGTTGATGCGCGCAACACGTATCATTTCCTTTCGAGCGCTCAAGCAGCTGTGCCTTTCGACTCGATGGGCAACCCCTGGACGGGCCAATATGTGCACGCCAGCGGCAACTTGAAGCTCGATCTACTGCACAACTTCTTTCTGGAGTGCGGAGCTCGGGCCAACAAAATGCGCGTGTACGAGATGGTAACTGATCCGTGCGCCCGTACCATGATAGGCTACCTGCTCGTACGCGGTGGGCTACACGTGGTAGCTTATGCTAAAGCACTAGAGAAGCTAACCGGTGTAGAAGTAAGCAAGCTGGTACCTGTACCCGAACTCAGCAACGATGCCTTCCCCGAGGCCAAGAAGCTTCAGGATGAGCAGAAGCTGCACCTCAAGCTCTATACGTTCAGCCCTGACGATTACAAGCAAGCCGGTATCATCTGGAACGGCTCGCACCCCGAGGATGGTCAACCGCTGGAAGTGGTACAAGGTGGCTTCATGGGTGTGCCTTACCCCGATTTGGAAGAGGAGCCCCAGCTCAACTCGCCCGGCGCCGACGACTACGACCCGGAGATGTTCAAGGACATCGCCAAGAAGATGGGTATTAAGCTGTAGCCTAGCACCAGCCTTTTCCGCATATTCTAGTTACTTTGAGTTGCTGTCGTCTTCGGATGGCAGCAACTTTTTTTGTGCCTTACGCAGCCTAGCTTCGCGCTTTCTTAGCGGCTGACCTAAGTCGCAGGTCAGGTAAAAGCTCGTTTTATTCTGCTGGCGGCGTTCTAACGCGTTGCTGTTTTTCTTTTTCTACGCTCCTATGTTCTCTCTCCGTTCTACGCTTGTTGGCTGGTCAAAAGTAGTAGGGTTATGCGCTGCCCTAGCTTTTGCTACAGCGTGTGGCCAAGCCGACAAGCCCGCCGAAACAGCCGCGGCTAAAGCGACGCCTCCTCCCGTTCCTGGTCCCGATCTTACGACCCTCACCGACAGCAACGCCGCTCCTCTGCTCCTAGCTTACTTGAAGCAGTATCCAGGCTCTGAAGTCATCATTCACACGCGGCAGGGCAACATGCGCATCAAGCTCTACGACGATACGCCCATCCACAAGGCCAATTTCCTGCTGCTCTCCCGCAAGGGTGTGTTTGACGAAACGGTGTTCAACCGCGTCGTGAAAGACCTCGTGATACAAGGTGGCCGCTCCGACCATCGCACCATCCGCATCACGAAATACCACCTTCCCCCTGAAGTGCGCCTCGCTCACTTTCACAAGCACGGTGCCCTCGGCATGGCCCGCTACGACGACGAACAGAACCCAGGCCGCCTCTCCTCCAACAACGATTTCTATATCGTGCACGGCAAAAAAATGGCGCCTGCTATGGCGCAGGCTATGTCCGGCCGCAAGCTCACCCCCGCCCAACTCAAAGCATATCAAACGGACGGTGGGGTCCCAGCCCTAGACGGAAAATACACTGTGTTCGGCGAAGTTGTCGAAGGCCTAGATGTTATCGACAAAATTGCCAACGAGCCCGTAGATGCTTACAGCTGGCCGAAGAAAGATGTAGACATCAAAGTAGAAGTAGTGAAGTAGTCAGAAGGCTACAAAGCCAGCTCCCCTCCTTTTTTAAGGAGGGGTCAGGGGTGGTTGATTAGAGCTAGAAAACTAGACCTAGCTTGTCGTTCAACGACAAGGAACCACCCCTGACCCCTCCTTAAAAAAGGAGAGGAGCTAGCTTTGTAGCCTTCTGACTACTTCACTACTTCCATCTTATATTGATTTATAATCTTCAACAGTACACCGTTTGTCCAGCCGAAACCGTCTTGTAGCGGGTACTCGCCACCGCCGGCTTTGATATTTGTGTCTACCACGTTGTACTTCTCCAAAAGCTTACCCGTTTGCTTGAACACGTTGATGTTCAAGGTGGCCCAGCGCTCGGCAATGGTGCGGGCCAGGGCGTGCTGTTCGTAACGCTCTAGGCCGCTGATGGCCATCCACTCCAGAGGAGCCCAGGCATTGGGAGCGTCCCATTGCTGGCCGCTTTTGTTGAGCGTGGTCACGAGGCCACCTGGCTTTAAAAAGTCTTTCTGCAAACCGGCGGCTATTTGCTTGGCTTGGCTCTGGGTGGCTAGTCCAAACGTCAGCGGGAAAGCGGAGGCTAGGGTGCGCACCGTGGCGCGCCGCCCGGCTACCCAGTTGTAATCGACGAACCAACCAAGGTCTTTGTCCCAGAAATAAGCCAGAATAGCCTTTTTACGTTGCGCCGCTTTGGCAGTGAAGGCCGCGGCCTGACTCCGGTTTCCCTGTAGCTCGTAGGATCGTGCCAGGGTAGTTTCCAAGTGCCAGAGCAAGCAGTTCAGATCAACCGGCAACAGGTTAGTGGTTTGGATAGAACCTAGGTTACCGGCCGGCCCAAACCAACGGCTGCTAAAATCCCAGCCCGACGCGGCGGCCGCCCGAATGTTGCGGTAGAACTGGTTCAGCGGCTGTGTGGTGGTCTTGCCCGACGCCACATCCTGAGCGTACGATTCTTCCCGGGGTTGGTCGCTGGCGTCCCAGTAGCGGTTTAGTAGCGTGCCATTGGGGAGGCGCACGGCAGGTCCGTAAGCCCGACCAGCCTTAATGGTATCAGCTCCGGCCATCCAGTAGCCATACTCCTTAAGCATGGGCTCTTGGTAGCGCACGAGCACGGTATCGCCTTCAGTTTGTGCCAGTAGCTCTACCATGTTAGCGAAGAACGGCGGCTGCGAGCGAGTCAGGTAATAGGTACGGTTGCCGTTCGGGATAAATCCTACTTCACGAATCAGGTGCGAAAAGTTGTTGAGAATGTGCCGCATCACGGTATAGCGGTGGCTTTCCTGCAAGCCTAGCATCGTGAAGTATGAATCCCAGTAGTACACCTCCCGAAAGCGCCCGCCAGGCACGATATACGACTGCGGCAGCGGAATGAGCGACGTGCCCTGGGTGACGGCCGGATCGGCGCGGCGTTCCAGCACCGTCCAGAGCGTGTCGATGTGGTGGCGAATACCCGCGTTGATGTTGCTCTGATACTGCTTGGTCACCTCCCCCTGATACAGCTTGGTGACTTCGCCCGGCAACTCAAAATACGTGAGCGTGAAGCGTCGCAAGTCAAACCCCGGCTGACTCTTCTGCTCCTGATACGCCTGCCGAATGACCGCTGGCGCGACTTTCGGCACGGCATCCACAAACGTCTTTCCGTCGGAGAAGATAAGGCCGAGCTGGATGGCTTCGAACAATTCCGGGTACAGCTGCCGCGGCGATTCGCGTTGGGCCTGCGTACCTAGGCTGACAAATACCAGAACAAGAGCAAGCAGTTTTCGCATCGGTAGGGTGGTTTTAGGGCTGAGAATAGGTGGCAGGTGACAGGAGCGCAATGGGTTATTCTTCCCGGCGAATACCAACTAGCTTGGTTTTGAGCGCGTCGCCGGGTTCTTCTTTTAGCAGGCCGGGCAGTTCTTTGCGGGTGTACCCGAGGGTTTGGGTAGTGGCGAAAAAGTCGGTCCCGCTTACGTCGGCACCAGCCTGCGCTTCCTCTTTTCGGGCCGGGTGAAACAGCGCGCTGTCGTTGGTGACGCGGTAGAGCTTGTAGAAATAATAGCGCCTAGCCGTGTCATCTGTCGGGTGAAATTGCACCACGTACACGTCGCCTACTTTCGGGTCGCCGAGGTAGGCTTGCGGTTCGGTGGTGCGCTGTTGGCAAGAGGCCAGCAACCCCATTGTCAACAAGAATACAGAACTGCCAACTAGGTTTTTTGAAGAGAAAAATTTCATAGTCAAGACGTAAAGGAGCAACAACGTACGAAGAGACAGCCATCCTTATACGCATTCACCTGAAGAGTAATCCATTTCGAAGCCGTTATTAGCCGCCCGGCGGTCCGACGCCCTAGGTGTCCGACCGGTTGTTGTCAGAACGATCCTCGCGTACCTAACTTATGCAGACGACTACAGCCGATAACCGGTTGGATGCCTAGGGCGTCGGACCGGCGAGCGAGGCATTAAAAAAGGCAACCTGCTAACCGCAAGTCGCCTTTTCAGCTTTATTGAGAAGCCTAGGTGCCTACCAGATTTTGGCGCGCTTCTCGGTGGCGCGCACCATTTTCGCGTTGTCTTTGCAATGAAAGGCCTCGTAGAATTCCGGCATGTTCTGCAAGGGACCAATCACGCGGTATTCTTCTGGGGCGTGCGGATTAGTAAGCACCAAGCGACGCAACGCCTCGGGGCGCTGCTGGGAACGCCAGCTCTGGGCATACGCAATAAAGAAGCGCTGCTCCGGCGAGAAGCCGTCGTATTGTGGGCGCGGGTTGCTGCCGTAGGTTTTGGCCAGTTGCTTTTCCATGGCGGTGTAGGCGATGCTCAGACCACCTAAGTCAGCTAGGTTCTCGCCCATGGTCAGCTTGCCGTTGATGTGCACCGAATCCAGAGGCGTAAAAGCGTCAAACTGGCTGCCCACAATGGCAGCGCGAGCCGTGAACTTCTCCGCATCCTCTTTGGTCCACCAGTCTTTCAGGTTGCCATCAGCGTCAAACTGCCGGCCTTGATCATCGAAGCCGTGGGTCATTTCGTGGCCGATGGCGGCGCCGATGCTGCCGTAGTTTACCGCATCGTCGGCTTTCGGGTCGAAGTAGGGCGGCTGCAGAATACCGGCCGGAAAGACGATTTCGTTTTTCGAGGGGCTGTAGTAAGCATTCACAGTGGGTGGCGTCATGTTCCACTCGGCACGGTCGATGGGCTTCCCTAGCTTATCCGCATTCTGCTGAAACGACCATTCGCGGGTAGCTAGCACGTTTTTCAGATAGGATTCTCGCGAGATGGTCAGGGCCGAATAATCTTTCCACTTGTCGGGGTAGCCGATCTTAACGGTGAAGGCGTTGAGCTTCTTCAAGGCTTCCGCTTTGGTGGCCTCGCTCATCCAAGCATTCTGCTGAATGTGCTCGGCAAAGGCATCTTTCAGGTTATTCACCAGCTCCACCATCTTCTGCTTCGAAGCAGGCGGGAAGGCTTTGTCCACATAGAGCTGACCGAAGGCTTCACCCAGCGAGGCGTCGGTGGCACGCAGCATCCGCTTCCAACGGGGCTGCTGACGCTCGGCGCCGCTCAGCGTTTTCTCGAAGCGGAAGGCTTCGTCGCTATAGGCTTTCGGCAAAGCGGACGTCAGGCTCGATACTAAGTGCCAACGCAGGTAGGTTTTCATATCGGCCAGCGGCGTGGCCTTTACCAGCGTATTCACCTCATGTAAAAACTCAGGCTGCCCCATCATGATTTCTGGTGCTGCCCCTAGGTGCAGCTGTTGCAGCATCGTGGGCAGACCTAGGTTCGGATACTTAGCGCTGGCCGCGGCCACGCTCATTTTGTTGTAATTAGCGTATGGGTCACGCAGCGCCACACGCGTTTTGCTGGCCGTGGCAAGCTTGGTTTCCAAAGTGAGCACCGCTTGTGCCTGCTTTTGGGCCGCGGCTTCCGAGTCGCCCATCAACTTGAACATGTTGACCATGTGCCCTAGGTACGACTCCCGAATCGACTTCGAGCGGGCGTCGTCTTTCAGGTAATAGTCGCGGTCGGGTAACGACAGACCGCCTTGGCGCAGGCTCACAATGTACTGCGTGCTCACCTTCGCATCTTGCCCCACGGCCACCCCGAACAGAGCGCCCGTGCGCAGCATCTGCTGGTGCGCCAAGGCAGCTTGCAAGTCTTTTGTGGTCTTGATAGCGGCAATCTTGCTCAACTCAGGTTGCAGGTATTTAAGGCCCGCCTTTTCAATCGCCACCGTGTCCATGGCCGAACCATAGTAGTCACCGACTTTCTGCAGGTTCGAGCCTTTCGGCGCCGAGTTGTTGGCCGCAGCATCAGTCAGGATTTGCCGCATGATAGCCTGGTTCCGGTCGCTCACCTCATTATCGATCCCCCAAGACGTTTCGCTGGCCGGAATGGGTGTGGTCTTGAAGAAGTTACCGTTAGCGTACTGGAAGAAATTATCGCACGGATCGACCGCCGTATTCAGGTAGTCGATACCGAGGCCGGTACCTTTCGGGGCTGGTGCGGCAGTGCTCGTAGCTGTGGCTGTGGCAGGCGTAGTCGCTGCCGCGGTGGTAGTAGGCGTGCTAGTAGCGCAGCTCGCTAGCGCTAGCATGGCTGCCGTTG
This Hymenobacter sp. GOD-10R DNA region includes the following protein-coding sequences:
- the treF gene encoding alpha,alpha-trehalase TreF translates to MRKLLALVLVFVSLGTQAQRESPRQLYPELFEAIQLGLIFSDGKTFVDAVPKVAPAVIRQAYQEQKSQPGFDLRRFTLTYFELPGEVTKLYQGEVTKQYQSNINAGIRHHIDTLWTVLERRADPAVTQGTSLIPLPQSYIVPGGRFREVYYWDSYFTMLGLQESHRYTVMRHILNNFSHLIREVGFIPNGNRTYYLTRSQPPFFANMVELLAQTEGDTVLVRYQEPMLKEYGYWMAGADTIKAGRAYGPAVRLPNGTLLNRYWDASDQPREESYAQDVASGKTTTQPLNQFYRNIRAAAASGWDFSSRWFGPAGNLGSIQTTNLLPVDLNCLLWHLETTLARSYELQGNRSQAAAFTAKAAQRKKAILAYFWDKDLGWFVDYNWVAGRRATVRTLASAFPLTFGLATQSQAKQIAAGLQKDFLKPGGLVTTLNKSGQQWDAPNAWAPLEWMAISGLERYEQHALARTIAERWATLNINVFKQTGKLLEKYNVVDTNIKAGGGEYPLQDGFGWTNGVLLKIINQYKMEVVK
- a CDS encoding M13 family metallopeptidase; the encoded protein is MTKHLPLTQTLVATAAMLALASCATSTPTTTAAATTPATATATSTAAPAPKGTGLGIDYLNTAVDPCDNFFQYANGNFFKTTPIPASETSWGIDNEVSDRNQAIMRQILTDAAANNSAPKGSNLQKVGDYYGSAMDTVAIEKAGLKYLQPELSKIAAIKTTKDLQAALAHQQMLRTGALFGVAVGQDAKVSTQYIVSLRQGGLSLPDRDYYLKDDARSKSIRESYLGHMVNMFKLMGDSEAAAQKQAQAVLTLETKLATASKTRVALRDPYANYNKMSVAAASAKYPNLGLPTMLQQLHLGAAPEIMMGQPEFLHEVNTLVKATPLADMKTYLRWHLVSSLTSALPKAYSDEAFRFEKTLSGAERQQPRWKRMLRATDASLGEAFGQLYVDKAFPPASKQKMVELVNNLKDAFAEHIQQNAWMSEATKAEALKKLNAFTVKIGYPDKWKDYSALTISRESYLKNVLATREWSFQQNADKLGKPIDRAEWNMTPPTVNAYYSPSKNEIVFPAGILQPPYFDPKADDAVNYGSIGAAIGHEMTHGFDDQGRQFDADGNLKDWWTKEDAEKFTARAAIVGSQFDAFTPLDSVHINGKLTMGENLADLGGLSIAYTAMEKQLAKTYGSNPRPQYDGFSPEQRFFIAYAQSWRSQQRPEALRRLVLTNPHAPEEYRVIGPLQNMPEFYEAFHCKDNAKMVRATEKRAKIW